The sequence GTGGTGTGCAGGCACATAGAGTCATTACCGAGGGAAACGCGTAGATCTCGGCAGACAGATTTTTCGAACGTAGATGCGTGAACAGTGGTGGATCGAGGATTTCTAGACAAGAGTCGAGCAGCTATCCACCACAGTTCCAAGAATCGATGAGGTTAGTCATGAACTGTACCAGGGCGCAGACGTCGAAAACAAAGTAGCCATCCATCAACGCACCTGAAGACCACGATGAACACCACTCAGCGTGGGTTGGACGTACAAGGGACAGCAATACTCGATGAACCTACTAAAACATCGGAATgcctccacctcgctctGACAGGCATAAAGAAAAGGCGCAGCTAACACGTTCATACCCTGAACATAGCTGAACTCGTAACACCCATCAGCCCCCGCCtctgcatcctcttcatcgCTACGATGTTTCCACACAAAAGCGTCCAACAGTCGAATAAGCTTTTCCTCCTTGACTCGCTCTTTGAATCCTTGGTCGGTAGCCAATGTTCGAAACGTGTCGTTGCGAATCTTGTCGTGCGAGGGCGATCGACCTTTGGCTACGAGCGAGAGGTAGGAGGcgatgtcgagatcgacgatgtTGAGGAGCACTTTCCAAACGATACTGCGATACGTGGTCGAAGTTGGTGAGAGGACGGTATCGGGAGGGAGAGGGGTGGTGAGGATTTCATGGCGGATGCGCGAGAGCGGGTCAGAGCAAGCAGTAGGGATGAGTGCGAGTAGTGAAGACGATGCATCAGAGCGTTGTTGATGCGCAGGTTGACGGTGACCAACACGAGAACCGGCTCCACCTCCGCGTCCACGTCCACGTCGACTGCTCGAATCGACAAGAGGTCTGCATTGAGATCGCGTCGATCCTGAAGTGCAAGACTGAATCTGCTGGAACAACTTCTTCCACTCTCTCGCGCTAGCAACCGACGCATCTTCGGCGCTACCGGTGCAACTCGTACTGCAGCTCGTGTTGCTGTCCACCGAAGCGCGATGCCGCACCGAagtcgatgtcgacgagacAATCTCCATCCTTGCCGTAACTCGCTGTATCGACTCCATGCGCCCGTTGATAACTTTGTGGTCAAAATGCAACATGCGAAAGTCCGCCGTGCGCACGTTGGCGGGTGGTGGACCCTGAAACGGAGGGGTTACGCGCGTCTCCAAGCAATCACACGAATGCTCTTTTTATTAAGTTAGCATAATCGTGAAAACTttggctgcagcaacacgcGTCATGGCTCAAGTTGCACTTCACCGCCAagtgaatcgcgaatacAGGCAAGATTTGGACCTTGTTGTCGAATAGGCCGAGTGATAACGAAGATCCAGGACAAGAACGAGAGTGCTATTGCATAAAAGTACAGATGACCAAAAAGACATAATTGCTAAACATGCTGTAGGAGACGAGGGACGAGGGACGAGAATACGACAAAACGCATAGGCACGTATCAGATGGGCTGGGTAGCGCTCCGTGGAACAAATATGCGTACATCGTGTCACTCGG comes from Mycosarcoma maydis chromosome 1, whole genome shotgun sequence and encodes:
- a CDS encoding uncharacterized protein (related to cell cycle arrest protein BUB2); this encodes MEIVSSTSTSVRHRASVDSNTSCSTSCTGSAEDASVASAREWKKLFQQIQSCTSGSTRSQCRPLVDSSSRRGRGRGGGAGSRVGHRQPAHQQRSDASSSLLALIPTACSDPLSRIRHEILTTPLPPDTVLSPTSTTYRSIVWKVLLNIVDLDIASYLSLVAKGRSPSHDKIRNDTFRTLATDQGFKERVKEEKLIRLLDAFVWKHRSDEEDAEAGADGCYEFSYVQGMNVLAAPFLYACQSEVEAFRCFSRFIEYCCPLYVQPTLSGVHRGLQLLDSCLEILDPPLFTHLRSKNLSAEIYAFPSVMTLCACTPPLPQVLQLWDFLLAFGVHFNVLCIVAQLHIMRQDLLDSPSPMKLLRHLPPLDARKIINVTVTLARDIPKHLFQLLVKHPYHPDSVFGFT